One genomic segment of Amycolatopsis granulosa includes these proteins:
- a CDS encoding TMEM165/GDT1 family protein, with protein MSTALLALLSAYVLVLAVELPDKTMIATLVLTTRFRAWPVLAGVSVAFAVQSTIAVLFGKALTLLPESLVATVVAALFGIGAVLLLREGFSTPDESGEDAARQGVRPVSFVRAAATSFGVLFAAEWGDASQLATAGLTARYGHPLMVFTGSLLALLTVASIAVFVGHKVRGRLKPKLLQRIAGFVFVAFALVAAWQAVA; from the coding sequence GTGAGTACCGCACTGCTGGCACTGCTCAGCGCGTACGTGCTCGTCCTGGCCGTTGAACTGCCGGACAAGACGATGATCGCCACGCTGGTGCTGACCACGCGGTTCCGCGCGTGGCCGGTCCTGGCCGGGGTGTCCGTGGCGTTCGCCGTGCAGTCCACGATCGCGGTGCTGTTCGGCAAGGCGCTGACACTGCTGCCGGAAAGCTTGGTCGCGACCGTCGTCGCGGCCCTGTTCGGGATCGGGGCGGTCCTGCTGCTGCGCGAGGGCTTCTCGACGCCGGACGAGAGCGGCGAGGACGCGGCGCGCCAGGGGGTGCGGCCGGTGTCGTTCGTGCGCGCCGCGGCCACCTCGTTCGGGGTGTTGTTCGCCGCGGAGTGGGGGGACGCGTCACAGCTGGCCACAGCCGGGCTGACCGCCCGGTACGGCCATCCGCTGATGGTGTTCACCGGCTCGCTGCTCGCGTTGCTCACGGTCGCGTCGATCGCGGTGTTCGTCGGGCACAAGGTGCGTGGCCGCCTCAAGCCGAAGCTGCTGCAGCGCATCGCCGGTTTCGTCTTCGTCGCGTTCGCCCTGGTGGCGGCGTGGCAGGCGGTCGCCTGA
- a CDS encoding TetR family transcriptional regulator: protein MPRGVAIPELRQQLFAALERVIARDGAGRLSGRAVTGEAGVATGLLYAHFADVDDFLAAYAVDRAFLVSAGAASLPGRVGTGDVAGNLCAAALSASPATVLTLTRLLVSRPELAGRVQAVLGDRTAGFDAIETAAAAYLAGEQRVGRVAADADPAALALALVGVLHRLVLAGDAEPERITRAITGLISAFAPATAG from the coding sequence GTGCCCAGAGGTGTCGCCATTCCGGAGCTCCGGCAGCAGCTGTTCGCCGCGCTCGAACGGGTGATCGCCCGGGACGGGGCGGGCCGGCTGAGCGGCCGTGCGGTCACCGGCGAAGCCGGCGTCGCAACCGGGCTGCTGTACGCGCACTTCGCCGATGTCGACGACTTCCTGGCCGCCTACGCGGTCGATCGCGCGTTCCTGGTCTCCGCCGGAGCCGCGAGCCTGCCGGGGCGGGTCGGCACGGGCGATGTCGCCGGCAACCTGTGTGCGGCCGCGCTGTCGGCGTCACCGGCGACGGTCCTGACTCTGACGCGGCTGCTCGTCTCGCGCCCGGAACTGGCCGGGCGCGTCCAGGCCGTGCTCGGGGACAGGACCGCCGGCTTCGACGCGATCGAAACCGCTGCCGCTGCCTACCTCGCCGGCGAACAGCGGGTCGGCCGGGTCGCCGCGGACGCCGATCCGGCGGCGCTGGCCCTCGCGCTGGTCGGCGTGCTCCACCGCCTGGTGCTCGCCGGTGACGCCGAGCCCGAGCGGATCACGCGTGCGATCACCGGGCTGATCAGCGCCTTCGCGCCGGCGACAGCCGGCTGA
- a CDS encoding FAD-dependent oxidoreductase: MAEGVEHPNRAVVAGAGIAGLATALRLHRAGWQVLVVERAPARRSSGYLVNLLGQGYDAADRLGVLPALADRDLGVFTSILVRADGRPKLTIPAALAQAALGPRAMTVFRGDLESALYEAARDVAEIRFGTVVRSVAQDPDGVDVTLSDGTTERAELLVGADGVHSGVRDLVFGPEAGFRVDLRHVVAAFPLDGVPRNVPDGAGATFIGPRRTAALINLGPGRSSAFFTYRVDDPAAELARGPVAALGSAFGDLGGGVPDALRRLAAAPETAYFDSVSQVVMDEWCRGRVVLLSDAAWCVPLFAGYGAALALAGADRLGTALGEHPGDITAALVQWEAQLRPEIRTRQALARKGTSQYAPPSRAHVWARDLTIRAIQLPGIRGLVQRSVRRANA, encoded by the coding sequence GTGGCTGAGGGCGTGGAACATCCCAACCGGGCAGTGGTCGCCGGTGCCGGTATCGCGGGATTGGCGACCGCGCTGCGACTGCACCGCGCGGGGTGGCAGGTGCTCGTGGTGGAGCGGGCCCCGGCGCGCCGCAGCAGCGGCTACCTGGTGAACCTGCTGGGACAGGGTTACGACGCCGCGGACCGGCTCGGGGTGCTGCCCGCGCTGGCGGACCGGGACCTCGGGGTGTTCACCTCGATCCTCGTCCGGGCCGACGGCCGGCCGAAGCTCACGATCCCGGCCGCGCTCGCGCAGGCCGCGCTGGGCCCCCGCGCGATGACCGTGTTCCGGGGCGACCTGGAGTCCGCGTTGTACGAGGCGGCGCGCGACGTCGCCGAGATCCGCTTCGGCACCGTCGTGCGGTCCGTCGCCCAGGACCCGGACGGGGTCGACGTCACGCTGAGCGACGGCACGACGGAGCGTGCGGAACTCCTCGTCGGCGCGGACGGGGTGCACTCCGGTGTCCGCGACCTCGTCTTCGGCCCCGAGGCGGGCTTCCGCGTGGACCTGCGGCACGTGGTCGCCGCGTTCCCCCTCGACGGCGTGCCCCGGAACGTGCCGGACGGGGCGGGCGCGACCTTCATCGGTCCACGCCGGACGGCGGCGCTGATCAACCTCGGACCGGGCCGATCGTCGGCGTTCTTCACCTACCGAGTTGATGATCCAGCCGCCGAACTGGCCCGCGGACCGGTGGCCGCTCTCGGTTCCGCTTTCGGGGATCTGGGCGGCGGTGTGCCGGACGCGCTGCGCCGGCTGGCGGCCGCTCCGGAAACGGCCTACTTCGACTCCGTCAGCCAGGTGGTGATGGACGAGTGGTGCCGCGGCCGGGTGGTGTTGCTCAGCGACGCGGCCTGGTGCGTTCCGCTGTTCGCGGGGTACGGCGCCGCCCTCGCGCTCGCCGGGGCGGACCGGCTCGGCACCGCACTCGGCGAACACCCCGGCGACATCACGGCGGCACTCGTGCAGTGGGAGGCGCAACTGCGTCCGGAGATACGGACGCGGCAGGCGCTGGCCCGCAAGGGCACGAGCCAGTACGCGCCACCCAGCAGGGCCCATGTGTGGGCGCGTGACCTGACGATCCGCGCCATCCAGCTCCCAGGGATCCGCGGTCTCGTCCAGCGCTCCGTCCGGCGCGCCAACGCGTGA
- a CDS encoding helix-turn-helix domain-containing protein: MTAEGSLTLDRGLALLQAVADADGDAATISELAAAIGASRAAVYRLLVPLSERGLVWRDGSKVRLGAGLLRLAGQVVPQLRAAARPVLRELAETCGATAYLSIAEGDLVEPVVTVEPSGTDFHVAYRVGARHPVGVGAAGKAMALRRGGRGWVVATGEPQRGTSGVAAPVRGVPGLRAAVGVIALGPVDTETVGPRVAEAAAAVAEVLRGR, translated from the coding sequence GTGACCGCGGAAGGCTCGCTGACCCTCGACCGCGGCCTGGCGCTGCTCCAGGCCGTGGCCGACGCCGACGGCGACGCGGCGACCATCTCCGAACTGGCCGCCGCGATCGGGGCGAGCCGCGCCGCCGTCTACCGGCTGCTGGTGCCGCTGTCCGAGCGCGGACTGGTGTGGCGCGACGGCAGCAAGGTCCGGCTGGGTGCCGGGCTGCTGCGCCTGGCCGGTCAGGTCGTCCCACAGCTGCGTGCGGCGGCCCGTCCGGTCCTGCGGGAGCTGGCCGAGACCTGCGGTGCGACCGCGTACCTGTCGATCGCCGAGGGCGATCTGGTCGAGCCGGTGGTCACCGTCGAGCCGTCCGGCACCGACTTCCACGTCGCCTACCGGGTCGGCGCTCGCCACCCGGTCGGCGTCGGCGCGGCCGGCAAGGCGATGGCATTGCGCCGCGGCGGCCGCGGCTGGGTGGTGGCCACCGGCGAACCGCAGCGCGGCACCTCGGGCGTGGCCGCGCCGGTGCGCGGGGTGCCGGGCCTGCGTGCCGCGGTCGGGGTGATCGCGCTCGGCCCGGTCGACACCGAGACCGTGGGGCCGCGGGTGGCCGAGGCGGCCGCCGCGGTCGCCGAGGTGCTGCGCGGCCGCTGA
- a CDS encoding DUF2470 domain-containing protein produces MTEIRRPPAPSPAERARTIAARNGPAALLTAGDPVGGDRVVPQLHHVHPSGSVSVLLPDDHPLLERTRCAERGELAVVVELADHAPVDLREPIRGLLWITGLLRCTSRESARARALSIAGTRPDARLLDLGHGLSLLRLTPASFVLADAEGTHSLRPHVVNAVPPDPFTDYEAGWLAHLETDHPDVLGRLARHLPEELRGGRIRPLGLDRFGLRLRVESPCGDHDVRLAFTRPVHSPAQLGVELRRLVGCPFLARVQP; encoded by the coding sequence GTGACTGAGATCCGACGTCCGCCCGCGCCGAGCCCCGCCGAGCGCGCGAGAACCATCGCCGCGCGGAACGGCCCCGCCGCGCTGCTCACCGCGGGCGACCCGGTCGGCGGTGACCGGGTGGTGCCCCAGCTGCACCACGTTCACCCCTCCGGCAGCGTCAGCGTCCTGCTGCCGGACGACCACCCGCTGCTGGAGCGCACCCGGTGTGCCGAGCGCGGTGAGCTGGCCGTCGTGGTCGAACTCGCCGACCACGCCCCGGTCGACCTGCGCGAACCGATCCGCGGGCTGCTGTGGATCACCGGCCTGCTGCGGTGCACGAGCCGCGAATCGGCGCGCGCCCGCGCCCTGTCGATCGCCGGGACCCGCCCCGACGCACGCCTGCTGGACCTCGGCCACGGGCTGAGCCTGCTCCGGCTCACCCCTGCCTCGTTCGTCCTGGCGGACGCCGAAGGCACCCACTCGCTGCGCCCGCACGTGGTCAACGCGGTCCCGCCGGACCCGTTCACCGACTACGAGGCCGGGTGGCTCGCACACCTGGAAACCGATCACCCGGACGTCCTCGGCCGGCTCGCCCGGCACCTTCCGGAAGAACTGCGCGGCGGCCGGATCCGGCCGCTCGGCCTGGACCGGTTCGGCCTGCGGCTGCGGGTGGAGTCCCCCTGCGGCGACCACGACGTGCGGCTGGCCTTCACCCGGCCGGTGCACAGCCCTGCACAACTGGGCGTCGAGCTGCGGCGCCTGGTCGGCTGCCCGTTCCTGGCGCGCGTGCAGCCCTGA
- a CDS encoding PPOX class F420-dependent oxidoreductase: protein MPRIATADHVDRAELLDFLRTRHRAVLMTTRADGTPQLSPVTAGIDPEGRFVVATYPQRAKARNARRTPAVSACVLSDDWNGPWVQFDGRAEVLDVPEAVEPLVEYFRSISGEHPDWDDYRAAMVRQNKALIRVTIERWGPIATGGFPPELA, encoded by the coding sequence ATGCCCAGGATTGCGACTGCTGACCACGTGGACCGCGCCGAGCTGCTGGACTTCCTCCGCACCCGGCACCGCGCCGTCCTGATGACCACCCGCGCCGACGGCACCCCGCAGCTGTCCCCGGTCACCGCCGGGATCGACCCGGAGGGCCGGTTCGTCGTGGCCACCTACCCGCAGCGCGCCAAGGCGCGCAACGCGCGGCGCACCCCCGCGGTGTCGGCGTGCGTGCTCTCCGACGACTGGAACGGGCCGTGGGTGCAGTTCGACGGCCGCGCCGAGGTGCTGGACGTGCCCGAGGCGGTCGAGCCGCTGGTGGAGTACTTCCGCAGCATCTCCGGTGAGCACCCGGACTGGGACGACTACCGCGCGGCGATGGTCCGGCAGAACAAGGCCCTCATCCGGGTCACCATCGAGCGGTGGGGGCCCATCGCGACCGGTGGTTTCCCACCTGAACTCGCCTGA
- a CDS encoding CPBP family intramembrane glutamic endopeptidase produces MLRSWLRPERPGLPEPVDAGTARRLRIEVVVVFSITLGLSGARSLLSLIDSLLQPQPLSDQHVALNVPQRAADLLDLLAQLLSAVQLLGWGALGAYLLWRGGMKLTDVGLDRTRPRRDALWGAGLAALIGIPGLVLYFVGWKLGINLAVVPSRLNDTWWRPVALTLSAFGNAFAEEVLVVGYLLTRLRQLGWRENTALFAAAVLRGSYHLYQGFGGFVGNLVMGLVFGRVWQRTNRLVPLVVAHTLLDVVSFVGYSLLRGHVSWLP; encoded by the coding sequence GTGCTCCGTTCCTGGCTCCGCCCCGAACGTCCCGGCCTGCCCGAACCGGTGGACGCCGGGACCGCGCGACGGCTGCGGATCGAGGTGGTCGTCGTCTTCTCGATCACCCTGGGCCTGTCCGGCGCGCGCAGCCTGCTGTCGCTGATCGACTCGTTGTTGCAGCCGCAACCGCTGTCCGACCAGCACGTCGCGCTCAACGTCCCGCAGCGCGCGGCCGACCTGCTGGACCTGCTCGCGCAGCTGCTCTCCGCCGTGCAGCTCCTCGGGTGGGGGGCGCTCGGCGCGTACCTGCTGTGGCGCGGCGGCATGAAGCTCACCGACGTCGGCCTGGACCGCACCCGACCGCGCCGGGACGCGCTGTGGGGCGCCGGGCTGGCCGCGCTGATCGGCATCCCGGGACTGGTGCTGTACTTCGTGGGCTGGAAGCTCGGGATCAACCTGGCCGTCGTCCCGTCCCGGCTGAACGACACGTGGTGGCGGCCGGTCGCGCTGACGCTGTCCGCGTTCGGCAACGCCTTCGCCGAGGAAGTGCTGGTCGTCGGCTACCTGCTGACCCGGCTGCGGCAGCTGGGGTGGCGGGAGAACACCGCACTGTTCGCCGCGGCGGTGCTGCGCGGCTCCTACCACCTCTACCAGGGCTTCGGCGGGTTCGTCGGCAACCTGGTGATGGGCCTGGTGTTCGGCCGGGTGTGGCAGCGCACCAACCGGCTGGTGCCGCTGGTGGTGGCGCACACGCTGCTCGACGTGGTCTCGTTCGTGGGGTATTCGCTGCTGCGCGGACACGTCAGCTGGCTGCCCTGA
- a CDS encoding arginine deiminase — MDSEVGPLRTVLLHRPGNELTRLTPRNNDKLLFDSIPWVGRAQEEHDAFAEVLRGRGVEVLLLADVLREALADPRAHAAGVLAAVDDRRLGEDLGDALRAHLSGVDPVTLAEVLMAGLTFEELPAAAGASLVRKIHHPHDFAVDPLPNLLFTRDSSVWIADRVAISSLAMPARRRETALLDLVYAYHPRFSHASRAYGAHSAPVEGGDVLLLAPGVLAVGIGERTTAAGAESLARSLFADDIAHTVLAVPIAQARATMHLDTVCTMVAPDAVVMYPLARDELVAFTLRPDGDGSLRVSGPEPFLHAAAAAMGIEKLRVIDTGLDPVTAEREQWDDGNNTLALAPGVVVGYERNVETNARLADAGIEVLAIAGSELGSGRGGPRCMSCPVVRDPIQE; from the coding sequence GTGGACAGCGAGGTCGGCCCACTGCGTACCGTCCTGCTGCACCGGCCGGGCAACGAACTCACCAGGCTCACCCCGCGCAACAACGACAAGCTGCTGTTCGACTCGATCCCGTGGGTCGGCCGGGCCCAGGAGGAGCACGACGCGTTCGCCGAGGTGCTGCGCGGGCGCGGCGTCGAGGTGCTCCTGCTGGCGGACGTCCTGCGGGAGGCGCTGGCCGATCCGCGTGCGCACGCCGCCGGGGTGCTCGCGGCGGTGGACGACCGGCGGCTGGGCGAGGACCTGGGGGACGCGCTGCGCGCGCACCTGTCCGGTGTGGACCCGGTGACGCTCGCCGAGGTGCTGATGGCCGGGCTGACGTTCGAAGAGCTGCCCGCCGCGGCGGGCGCGTCGCTGGTCCGCAAGATCCACCACCCGCACGACTTCGCCGTCGACCCGCTGCCGAACCTGTTGTTCACCCGTGATTCCTCGGTCTGGATCGCCGACCGGGTGGCGATCTCGTCACTGGCCATGCCGGCCCGGCGGCGGGAGACCGCCCTGCTCGACCTCGTCTACGCCTACCACCCGCGCTTCTCGCACGCCTCGCGCGCGTACGGGGCGCACTCCGCGCCGGTCGAGGGCGGGGACGTGCTGCTGCTCGCGCCGGGGGTGCTGGCCGTCGGCATCGGGGAACGCACCACCGCCGCCGGTGCGGAGTCGCTGGCCCGGTCGTTGTTCGCCGACGACATCGCGCACACCGTGCTCGCGGTGCCGATCGCGCAGGCCCGCGCCACGATGCACCTGGACACCGTCTGCACCATGGTCGCCCCGGACGCGGTGGTGATGTACCCGCTGGCGCGGGACGAGTTGGTGGCCTTCACCCTGCGCCCGGACGGGGACGGTTCGCTGCGTGTGAGCGGCCCGGAGCCGTTCCTGCACGCCGCGGCGGCGGCGATGGGCATCGAAAAGCTGCGCGTGATCGACACCGGCCTGGACCCGGTGACCGCGGAACGCGAGCAGTGGGACGACGGCAACAACACCCTGGCGCTCGCGCCCGGCGTGGTGGTGGGCTACGAGCGCAACGTGGAGACCAACGCGCGGCTGGCCGACGCCGGTATCGAGGTGCTGGCCATCGCCGGTTCGGAGCTGGGATCCGGGCGGGGTGGACCGCGCTGCATGTCGTGCCCGGTGGTCCGAGATCCCATTCAGGAATAA
- a CDS encoding ferritin encodes MAMLKKEPRSKFYELLQQQVQNEFNASQQYLALAVWFDDADLPQLARHFYRQAVEERNHALAIVQYMMDTDHHVEIPPTREVRNDFADPVELVELALEQEKEVTADFRTLVKAARAEDDYLGEQFLQWFLKEQVEEVSQMSTLLTVIKRAAGNMFEVENWLARESVGDAGGDPDMPPVAGGAL; translated from the coding sequence ATGGCGATGCTGAAGAAGGAACCGCGCTCGAAGTTCTACGAGCTCCTGCAGCAGCAGGTGCAGAACGAGTTCAACGCGTCCCAGCAGTACCTGGCGCTGGCGGTCTGGTTCGACGACGCGGACCTGCCCCAGCTGGCCCGGCACTTCTACCGCCAGGCGGTGGAGGAGCGCAACCACGCGCTCGCGATCGTGCAGTACATGATGGACACCGACCACCACGTGGAGATCCCGCCGACCCGCGAGGTGCGCAACGACTTCGCCGACCCGGTCGAGCTGGTCGAGCTCGCGCTGGAGCAGGAGAAGGAGGTCACGGCCGACTTCCGCACCCTGGTCAAGGCCGCCCGCGCCGAGGACGACTACCTGGGCGAGCAGTTCCTCCAGTGGTTCCTCAAGGAACAGGTGGAGGAGGTGTCGCAGATGTCCACGCTCCTCACGGTGATCAAGCGCGCCGCCGGGAACATGTTCGAGGTGGAGAACTGGCTGGCCCGCGAGTCCGTGGGCGACGCCGGCGGCGACCCGGACATGCCGCCGGTCGCCGGAGGCGCACTGTAA
- a CDS encoding SigE family RNA polymerase sigma factor — MSDELADFGEFVQASLPGLLRYGHALTGNPHDAADLVQTVLEKIGSRWSHVRRKTADPLAYVRRAMANAHISRWRRLKRESLVADPPEQRTADPVDPFEHEPLWQALRELPPRQRAVIVLRYYEGLSEAEIAAALGVSTGTVKSQASKAIATLRTKIGSMSGGRDDW, encoded by the coding sequence GTGAGCGACGAGCTGGCGGACTTCGGTGAGTTCGTGCAGGCCAGCCTGCCCGGGCTGCTCCGCTACGGTCACGCCCTCACCGGCAACCCGCACGACGCCGCCGACCTCGTGCAGACGGTGCTGGAGAAGATCGGCTCCCGCTGGAGCCACGTGCGGCGCAAGACGGCCGATCCGCTGGCCTACGTCCGCCGCGCCATGGCCAACGCGCACATCAGCCGGTGGCGCCGGCTGAAGCGGGAGAGTCTGGTCGCCGATCCGCCCGAGCAGCGCACCGCCGACCCGGTGGACCCGTTCGAGCACGAACCGCTGTGGCAGGCGCTGCGCGAACTGCCACCGCGCCAGCGCGCCGTCATCGTGCTCCGCTACTACGAGGGCCTGTCCGAGGCCGAGATCGCCGCCGCGCTGGGCGTCAGCACGGGCACGGTGAAGAGCCAGGCCAGCAAGGCCATCGCGACACTGCGGACCAAGATCGGCTCGATGTCCGGGGGGAGGGACGACTGGTGA
- a CDS encoding DUF952 domain-containing protein has translation MILHICAASEWTGADYRAPSLDTAGFIHCADPGTVVIPANARFTGRRDLVLLEIDPSRLDVPLRWEEGDPPHPDGVLFPHVYGRIPAEAVVAVHPFPPGADGRFRLPDSLAQRGPA, from the coding sequence GTGATCCTGCACATCTGCGCCGCGAGCGAGTGGACGGGCGCGGACTACCGCGCCCCGTCCCTGGACACGGCCGGCTTCATCCACTGCGCCGACCCGGGCACGGTGGTGATCCCGGCGAACGCCCGGTTCACCGGTCGCCGCGACCTGGTGCTGCTGGAGATCGACCCGTCCCGGCTGGACGTCCCGCTGCGCTGGGAGGAGGGTGACCCGCCCCACCCGGACGGCGTGCTGTTCCCCCACGTGTACGGCCGCATCCCGGCGGAGGCGGTGGTGGCCGTGCACCCGTTCCCGCCCGGCGCGGACGGCCGGTTCCGCCTCCCGGACAGCCTCGCGCAACGCGGTCCCGCCTGA
- a CDS encoding DUF5926 family protein, giving the protein MGKGARKRGPKKDKAPKIRDVFVAQPFEGLAAEPELIALREFVPSATAPLSLVDAGERRITLATVLPMAAAAFVRTDGEVFVGLQVQTRSSDISRDLGRAVRWALTAEPGDVLPVPDTTSAPQEGERLQDLLVADAELDVTMHTNFDWWLPEDTDPSGEVKVSLERANEAIMPTERLGTGSYWVLAGEKAHLRWVRREPEGRLMQALARLSAAGELSLGEGSRYAGSFRAHGLLVPVWDLDPEAHAREWAEPAEQLGARLDEALKSVADEPLTPAERRARDGLVGRQLTLR; this is encoded by the coding sequence ATGGGCAAGGGTGCGCGCAAGCGGGGTCCGAAGAAGGACAAGGCACCGAAGATCCGGGACGTGTTCGTGGCGCAGCCGTTCGAGGGGCTGGCCGCGGAACCGGAGCTGATCGCGCTGCGCGAGTTCGTGCCGTCGGCCACCGCACCGCTGTCCCTTGTGGACGCGGGCGAGCGGAGGATCACGCTGGCGACCGTGCTGCCGATGGCCGCGGCCGCGTTCGTGCGCACCGACGGCGAGGTGTTCGTCGGGCTCCAGGTGCAGACCCGGTCCAGTGACATCAGCCGCGACCTGGGCCGCGCGGTCCGCTGGGCGCTGACGGCCGAGCCCGGTGACGTGCTGCCGGTGCCGGACACCACGAGCGCGCCCCAGGAGGGTGAGCGCCTGCAGGACCTGCTGGTGGCGGATGCGGAGCTGGACGTCACGATGCACACCAACTTCGACTGGTGGCTGCCCGAGGACACCGACCCCAGCGGCGAGGTCAAGGTGTCGCTGGAGCGGGCCAACGAGGCGATCATGCCGACCGAGCGCCTCGGCACCGGTTCGTACTGGGTCCTGGCCGGGGAGAAGGCGCACCTGCGCTGGGTGCGGCGCGAGCCGGAGGGCCGCCTGATGCAGGCGCTGGCCCGGCTGTCCGCGGCCGGTGAACTGTCGCTGGGCGAGGGCTCCCGGTACGCCGGGTCCTTCCGGGCGCACGGTCTGCTGGTGCCGGTGTGGGACCTCGACCCCGAGGCGCACGCCCGCGAGTGGGCCGAGCCGGCCGAGCAGCTGGGCGCCCGCCTGGACGAGGCGCTGAAGTCCGTCGCGGACGAACCGCTGACCCCGGCCGAGCGCCGCGCACGTGACGGGCTCGTCGGCCGCCAGCTGACGCTGCGGTAG
- a CDS encoding cytochrome P450, which produces MFDPGDPAFLDDPYPEFARLRAQAPVHQHDGLGLAIAVSHAAASAVLRHRGLGRIWTDASPAEQFVSFNLLHRNSLLENEPPVHTRLRRSISSAFGRGHVERLRPTVAKLADELVTGLVNDIAAHGSADLLEALAQPLPVAVISELLDVPEADRPRLVPWSNAIVKMYEYGLPESGRVAAEHAATEFVAFLRELAGRRRREPGADLITDLLHADLSEDEVVATAVLLLMAGHEATVNVIGNGVRALLRHPDQWHRLREDPGLMPTAVEELIRFDAPLQLFERTATEDVEIAGFRVARGEKIAALLGAAARDPEVFADPDTLDVGRTEGTHLGFGAGIHYCIGAPLARIEIGAALSALVRRLPELRLAAEPRRRPEFVIRGLRNLPVTA; this is translated from the coding sequence GTGTTCGATCCTGGTGACCCCGCGTTCCTCGACGATCCGTACCCGGAGTTCGCCCGACTGCGTGCGCAGGCCCCGGTGCACCAGCACGACGGCCTGGGCCTGGCGATCGCGGTGTCGCACGCGGCGGCCTCGGCGGTGCTGCGGCACCGCGGGCTGGGCCGGATCTGGACCGACGCGAGCCCGGCCGAGCAGTTCGTGTCGTTCAACCTCCTGCACCGCAACTCCTTGCTGGAGAACGAACCCCCGGTGCACACCCGCCTGCGCCGGTCGATCTCGTCGGCGTTCGGGCGCGGGCACGTGGAGCGGCTGCGGCCGACGGTCGCGAAGCTCGCCGACGAGCTGGTCACCGGCCTGGTGAACGACATCGCCGCGCACGGCTCGGCGGACCTGCTCGAGGCGCTCGCCCAGCCGCTGCCGGTCGCGGTGATCTCCGAACTGCTCGACGTCCCGGAGGCCGACCGCCCGCGGCTGGTCCCGTGGTCGAACGCGATCGTGAAGATGTACGAGTACGGCCTGCCCGAGTCCGGCCGGGTGGCGGCCGAGCACGCGGCGACCGAGTTCGTGGCGTTCCTGCGCGAACTGGCCGGACGGCGCCGGCGGGAACCGGGCGCGGACCTGATCACCGACCTGCTGCACGCCGACCTCAGCGAGGACGAGGTGGTGGCGACCGCCGTGCTGCTGCTGATGGCCGGTCACGAGGCGACGGTCAACGTGATCGGCAACGGGGTCCGGGCGCTGTTGCGGCACCCGGACCAGTGGCACCGGCTGCGCGAGGACCCCGGCCTGATGCCGACCGCGGTCGAGGAGCTGATCCGGTTCGACGCGCCGCTCCAGTTGTTCGAGCGCACCGCGACCGAGGACGTCGAGATCGCCGGGTTCCGGGTGGCCCGCGGCGAGAAGATCGCCGCGCTGCTCGGCGCGGCGGCCCGCGACCCCGAGGTGTTCGCCGACCCGGACACGCTCGACGTCGGCCGCACCGAAGGGACGCACCTGGGCTTCGGCGCCGGGATCCACTATTGCATCGGTGCGCCGCTGGCGCGGATCGAGATCGGCGCCGCGCTGTCGGCGCTGGTTCGGCGGCTGCCGGAGCTGCGGCTGGCCGCGGAGCCGCGGCGGCGGCCCGAGTTCGTGATCCGCGGGCTGCGTAACCTGCCGGTGACGGCCTAA